In a genomic window of Enterobacter asburiae:
- the grxC gene encoding glutaredoxin 3, with protein sequence MANIEIYTKATCPFCHRAKALLSSKGVTFQELPIDGDAIKREEMIQRSGRTTVPQIFIDAQHIGGCDDLYALDARGGLDPLLS encoded by the coding sequence ATGGCCAATATTGAGATCTACACCAAAGCGACGTGCCCGTTCTGCCATCGTGCGAAAGCGCTGCTGAGCAGCAAAGGCGTCACGTTCCAGGAATTGCCTATCGACGGTGACGCGATCAAACGCGAAGAGATGATCCAACGTAGTGGTCGTACGACGGTTCCGCAGATTTTTATTGATGCGCAGCACATTGGCGGCTGTGATGACTTGTATGCGCTCGACGCCCGTGGTGGACTCGATCCGCTGCTGAGCTAA
- a CDS encoding aromatic acid/H+ symport family MFS transporter, translating into MTYSGKVDIQRVIDESPFSGFHWLLIVLGFLVLAIDGFDTAAMGYIAPTLSAEWGIHKQDLGPVLSAALLGLSLGALIAGPVSDRMGRKRVLVFSCLFFGLASLGTAWAQSLNTLTLWRFLTGLGLGAAMPNAITLISEFAPQRCRAMAINTMYCGFPLGAAGGGAISSWLIPHYGWRSVLLTGAIAPLILTLLLALLLPESVKFLVQRGKDVMQVRRIASRFSRSTLESVTGFFLAEEKVASKKGSVGQLFSMPWLPGTLMLWVTYFMGLVIYYVLLSWMPTLMQGMGYALAESAWLTSLFTFGGTAGILLAGWMMDRWEAHKVVAGGFVLTMGLILLLGLEHNHIALFGGLIFLMGIAMNGAQSGMQTLAATFYPTECRATGIAWMQGIGRFGGVAGTMTSAQLLSMQWQADSILMILSVPALVAAAATVYKMLYSRSHEPGVA; encoded by the coding sequence ATGACGTATTCAGGTAAGGTGGATATTCAGCGGGTTATCGACGAGAGTCCCTTTTCAGGGTTTCACTGGCTTCTTATCGTGCTGGGCTTTCTGGTTCTGGCGATCGATGGTTTTGATACCGCAGCGATGGGCTACATCGCGCCTACGCTGTCGGCAGAATGGGGGATACACAAACAGGATCTGGGGCCGGTGCTGAGCGCGGCGCTGCTGGGGCTGTCGCTGGGCGCGCTGATTGCAGGCCCGGTGTCGGACCGGATGGGACGCAAGCGCGTGCTGGTCTTCTCGTGCCTGTTCTTCGGCCTGGCGAGCCTGGGCACGGCCTGGGCACAAAGCCTGAATACCCTGACGCTGTGGCGCTTTTTGACGGGTCTCGGGCTCGGCGCCGCGATGCCTAACGCCATCACGCTGATCTCCGAATTTGCCCCTCAACGCTGTCGTGCCATGGCGATTAATACCATGTACTGCGGCTTCCCTCTGGGTGCGGCAGGCGGCGGCGCGATCTCTTCCTGGCTTATCCCCCATTACGGCTGGCGAAGCGTGCTGCTGACCGGCGCGATTGCCCCGCTCATTTTAACGCTGCTGCTGGCGCTGCTGTTGCCGGAATCGGTGAAGTTTCTGGTGCAGCGCGGGAAAGACGTTATGCAGGTCCGCCGCATCGCCAGCCGGTTCAGCCGCAGCACGCTGGAGAGCGTCACGGGCTTTTTCCTGGCGGAGGAGAAAGTTGCGTCTAAAAAAGGGAGCGTGGGGCAGCTGTTTTCCATGCCCTGGCTGCCCGGCACCCTGATGCTGTGGGTGACCTATTTTATGGGGCTGGTCATTTACTACGTCCTGCTGAGCTGGATGCCAACGCTGATGCAGGGGATGGGTTATGCGCTGGCGGAATCCGCCTGGCTCACCTCGCTGTTCACGTTCGGGGGTACCGCAGGCATTCTGCTCGCGGGCTGGATGATGGACCGCTGGGAGGCGCACAAGGTGGTCGCAGGGGGATTTGTCCTGACGATGGGATTGATCCTGTTACTCGGCCTTGAGCATAACCATATCGCCCTGTTTGGCGGGCTGATTTTCCTGATGGGGATCGCCATGAACGGCGCGCAGTCGGGCATGCAAACCCTCGCGGCCACCTTTTACCCTACCGAGTGCCGCGCGACGGGCATCGCCTGGATGCAGGGGATTGGCCGCTTTGGCGGGGTGGCGGGCACCATGACCAGCGCCCAGCTTCTTTCTATGCAGTGGCAGGCAGACAGTATTTTAATGATCCTCAGCGTGCCCGCCCTGGTGGCCGCGGCGGCAACCGTCTACAAAATGCTGTACAGCCGCTCGCACGAACCCGGCGTCGCGTAG
- the trmL gene encoding tRNA (uridine(34)/cytosine(34)/5-carboxymethylaminomethyluridine(34)-2'-O)-methyltransferase TrmL gives MLNIVLFEPEIPPNTGNIIRLCANTGFRLHIIEPMGFTWDDKRLRRAGLDYHEFTAVVRHHDYAAFLEAEKPQRMFALTTKGTPAHSAVCYQEGDYLMFGPETRGLPATILDALPAEQKIRIPMMPDSRSMNLSNAVSVVVYEAWRQLGYPGAILRS, from the coding sequence ATGCTTAACATCGTTTTATTCGAACCAGAAATTCCGCCAAATACCGGCAATATCATCCGCCTGTGCGCAAACACCGGTTTTCGCCTGCATATCATCGAGCCGATGGGCTTTACGTGGGACGACAAACGTCTGCGCCGCGCGGGGCTGGATTACCATGAATTTACCGCCGTGGTTCGCCATCACGATTACGCCGCGTTTCTGGAAGCGGAGAAGCCGCAGCGCATGTTCGCCCTGACCACCAAAGGCACGCCAGCGCACAGCGCCGTGTGCTATCAGGAAGGTGACTATCTGATGTTTGGCCCGGAAACCCGCGGCCTGCCGGCCACGATTCTGGATGCTCTGCCCGCTGAGCAAAAAATCCGTATTCCGATGATGCCGGACAGCCGCAGCATGAACCTGTCAAACGCGGTGTCGGTGGTGGTGTATGAAGCCTGGCGCCAGCTGGGTTATCCCGGCGCCATTTTAAGAAGTTAA
- the cysE gene encoding serine O-acetyltransferase yields MPCEELDIVWNNIKAEARALADCEPMLASFYHATLLKHENLGSALSYMLANKLASSIMPAIAIREVVEEAYAADPEMIASAACDIQAVRTRDPAVDKYSTPLLYLKGFHALQAYRIGHWLWNEGRRALAIFLQNQVSVTFQVDIHPAAKIGRGIMLDHATGIVVGETAVIEDDVSILQSVTLGGTGKTSGDRHPKIREGVMIGAGAKILGNIEVGRGAKIGAGSVVLQPVPPHTTAAGVPARIVGKPDSDKPSMDMDQHFNGIHHTFEYGDGI; encoded by the coding sequence ATGCCGTGTGAAGAACTGGATATCGTCTGGAATAATATTAAAGCCGAAGCCCGGGCGCTGGCCGACTGTGAGCCAATGCTGGCCAGTTTTTACCACGCGACGTTACTCAAGCACGAAAATCTCGGCAGCGCGCTGAGCTACATGCTCGCCAATAAGCTGGCTTCCTCCATCATGCCGGCTATCGCCATCCGTGAAGTGGTTGAAGAGGCTTACGCCGCTGACCCGGAAATGATCGCCTCTGCCGCCTGCGATATCCAGGCCGTGCGCACCCGTGACCCGGCGGTCGATAAATACTCCACGCCGCTACTGTACCTGAAAGGCTTCCACGCCCTGCAGGCTTACCGCATCGGCCACTGGTTATGGAATGAAGGCCGCCGCGCGCTGGCGATCTTCCTGCAAAACCAGGTCTCCGTGACGTTCCAGGTCGATATTCACCCGGCGGCGAAGATTGGCCGCGGGATCATGCTCGACCACGCCACCGGCATTGTGGTGGGTGAAACGGCGGTGATTGAAGATGATGTCTCGATCCTCCAGTCGGTTACTCTGGGCGGTACCGGTAAAACCAGCGGCGATCGCCACCCGAAAATTCGTGAGGGGGTGATGATTGGCGCGGGCGCTAAAATTCTCGGCAATATTGAAGTCGGGCGCGGTGCGAAGATTGGCGCCGGGTCGGTTGTGCTCCAGCCCGTGCCGCCGCACACCACTGCCGCTGGCGTACCGGCGCGCATCGTCGGTAAACCAGACAGCGATAAGCCGTCCATGGACATGGATCAGCACTTCAACGGCATTCACCATACCTTCGAGTATGGTGACGGCATTTAA
- the gpsA gene encoding NAD(P)H-dependent glycerol-3-phosphate dehydrogenase — translation MSTVNASMTVIGAGSYGTALAITLARNGHDVVLWGHDPKHIATLQRDRCNVAFLPDVPFPDSLHLESDLATALAASRNILIVVPSHVFGDVLHQIKPLMRPDARIVWATKGLEAESGRLLQDVAREALGDEIPLAVISGPTFAKELAAGLPTAISLASTDQAFSDDLQQLLHCGKSFRVYSNPDFIGVQLGGAVKNVIAIGAGMSDGIGFGANARTALITRGLTEMSRLGEALGADPATFMGMAGLGDLVLTCTDNQSRNRRFGMMLGQGSDVKSAQEKIGQVVEGYRNTKEVRELAHRFGVEMPITEEIYQVLYCGKNAREAALTLLGRARKDERSSN, via the coding sequence ATGAGCACTGTTAATGCGTCAATGACTGTGATCGGTGCCGGCTCATACGGCACCGCTCTTGCCATCACGCTGGCAAGAAATGGTCACGATGTGGTCCTGTGGGGCCACGATCCAAAACATATCGCCACGCTGCAGCGCGACCGTTGCAATGTGGCGTTTCTCCCGGACGTTCCGTTCCCTGACTCTCTGCACCTGGAAAGCGATCTGGCGACCGCGCTGGCGGCCAGCCGCAACATTCTGATTGTGGTCCCGAGCCATGTCTTTGGCGACGTGCTGCATCAGATTAAGCCGCTGATGCGCCCGGATGCGCGTATTGTCTGGGCAACCAAAGGGCTGGAAGCGGAGAGCGGACGCCTGCTGCAGGACGTTGCCCGCGAAGCGCTGGGTGATGAGATCCCGCTTGCGGTCATCTCTGGCCCGACCTTTGCCAAAGAGCTGGCTGCGGGCCTGCCGACGGCGATCTCGCTGGCATCCACTGACCAGGCCTTCTCCGACGATCTTCAGCAACTGCTGCACTGCGGCAAGAGCTTCCGCGTCTACAGCAACCCCGATTTTATCGGCGTGCAACTGGGCGGCGCGGTGAAGAACGTGATTGCGATTGGCGCCGGGATGTCAGACGGCATTGGTTTTGGTGCCAACGCGCGTACGGCGTTGATTACCCGCGGCTTAACCGAAATGTCCCGTCTGGGCGAAGCGCTGGGCGCCGATCCGGCCACCTTTATGGGAATGGCGGGTCTGGGCGACCTGGTGCTGACCTGTACCGACAACCAGTCTCGTAACCGCCGCTTTGGCATGATGCTCGGACAGGGCAGCGATGTAAAAAGCGCGCAGGAGAAGATTGGACAGGTGGTGGAAGGCTACCGCAATACCAAAGAAGTTCGCGAGTTGGCGCACCGGTTTGGTGTCGAAATGCCAATAACCGAGGAAATTTATCAGGTATTGTATTGCGGAAAAAATGCGCGCGAGGCAGCATTGACCTTATTAGGTCGTGCGCGCAAGGACGAGCGCAGCAGTAACTAG
- a CDS encoding rhodanese-like domain-containing protein, with translation MQEIMQFVSRHPVLSIAWIGLLAAVLFTTFKSLTSKIKVITRGEATRLINKEDAVVVDLRQRDDFRKGHIAGAINLLPAEIKANNVGELEKHKAQPIIVVDATGMQAQESASALYKAGFENVTVLKEGISGWSGENLPLVRGK, from the coding sequence ATGCAAGAAATTATGCAATTCGTTAGCCGCCATCCGGTTCTGAGCATCGCGTGGATTGGCCTGCTGGCTGCTGTACTGTTCACCACATTTAAGAGCCTGACGTCTAAGATTAAGGTTATCACCCGTGGTGAAGCGACGCGTCTGATTAACAAAGAAGACGCCGTTGTTGTCGATCTGCGTCAGCGTGACGATTTCCGTAAAGGTCACATTGCCGGCGCAATCAACCTGTTGCCAGCTGAAATCAAAGCGAACAACGTGGGTGAGCTTGAGAAACACAAAGCTCAGCCCATTATTGTTGTGGATGCGACCGGTATGCAGGCGCAGGAATCTGCCAGCGCGCTTTATAAAGCGGGCTTCGAAAACGTAACGGTACTGAAAGAAGGTATTTCCGGCTGGAGCGGGGAAAATCTTCCTTTGGTTCGTGGTAAATAA
- a CDS encoding MltR family transcriptional regulator, translating to MIQNPAQVSLRPNNRLSDMQAIMEQTQAFENRVLERLNAGKTVRSFLIAAVELLTEAVNILVLQVFRKDDYAVKYAVEPLLDGDGPLGDLSVRLKLIYGLGVLNRQEYEDAELLMALREELNHDGNEYTFTDDEILGPFGELHCVTALPPAPHFDNSDPELYAMQKLRYQQVVRSTMVLSLTELISKISLKKAFQK from the coding sequence ATGATACAGAATCCGGCGCAGGTTAGCCTGCGCCCGAATAACAGATTGTCAGATATGCAGGCAATAATGGAACAAACCCAGGCCTTTGAAAATCGTGTGCTTGAGCGTCTGAATGCTGGCAAAACCGTACGAAGTTTCCTGATTGCCGCCGTCGAGCTGTTAACCGAGGCGGTGAACATTCTGGTGCTTCAGGTGTTTCGCAAAGACGACTACGCGGTAAAGTACGCTGTAGAACCGTTACTGGACGGAGACGGACCGCTGGGCGATCTGTCGGTGCGCCTGAAGCTGATTTATGGCCTGGGCGTGCTCAACCGACAAGAGTATGAAGATGCGGAACTGTTAATGGCGCTGCGCGAAGAGCTCAATCATGACGGTAATGAGTATACCTTTACCGATGATGAGATTCTGGGCCCCTTCGGCGAGCTGCACTGCGTTACCGCCCTGCCTCCTGCTCCCCATTTTGATAACAGCGACCCTGAACTGTACGCGATGCAAAAGCTGCGCTATCAACAGGTTGTCCGTTCCACTATGGTCCTCTCCCTGACTGAGCTGATTTCTAAAATCAGCTTAAAAAAAGCGTTTCAGAAGTAA
- the lldD gene encoding quinone-dependent L-lactate dehydrogenase, producing the protein MIISAASDYRAAAQRILPPFLFHYIDGGAYAEYTLRRNVEDLSEVALRQRVLKNMSDLSLETKLFNETLSMPVALAPVGLCGMYARRGEVQAAAAADAKGIPFTLSTVSVCPIEEVAPTIKRPMWFQLYVLRDRGFMRNALERAKAAGCSTLVFTVDMPTPGARYRDAHSGMSGPNAALRRYWQAVTHPQWAWDVGLNGRPHDLGNISAYLGKPTGLEDYIGWLANNFDPSISWKDLEWIREFWDGPMVIKGILDPEDARDAVRFGADGIVVSNHGGRQLDGVLSSARALPAIADAVKGDIAILADSGIRNGLDVVRMIALGADSVLLGRAYLYALATSGQAGVANLLNLIEKEMKVAMTLTGAKSISEISKDSLVQELSKLPAALAPLSQGNAA; encoded by the coding sequence ATGATTATTTCAGCAGCCAGTGACTATCGCGCCGCGGCGCAGCGCATTTTGCCCCCGTTCCTGTTCCACTACATCGACGGCGGGGCCTATGCCGAATATACCCTGCGCCGCAACGTGGAAGATCTCTCGGAGGTGGCTCTGCGCCAGCGCGTGCTGAAGAATATGTCTGACCTGAGCCTGGAGACGAAGCTGTTTAACGAAACGCTCTCCATGCCCGTGGCGCTCGCGCCTGTAGGCTTATGCGGCATGTACGCCCGCCGTGGCGAAGTGCAGGCTGCTGCCGCGGCGGATGCCAAAGGCATTCCGTTTACCCTTTCCACCGTCTCAGTCTGCCCGATTGAAGAGGTCGCCCCGACCATCAAGCGCCCGATGTGGTTCCAGCTGTACGTCCTGCGCGATCGCGGCTTTATGCGTAACGCCCTTGAGCGTGCCAAAGCGGCAGGCTGCTCCACGCTGGTCTTTACCGTCGATATGCCGACGCCCGGCGCGCGCTATCGTGATGCCCACTCCGGCATGAGCGGCCCAAATGCTGCGCTCCGCCGCTACTGGCAGGCGGTTACCCACCCGCAGTGGGCGTGGGACGTCGGTCTTAACGGACGTCCGCACGATCTGGGCAATATCTCGGCGTACCTCGGTAAACCGACCGGGCTGGAGGATTACATCGGCTGGCTGGCAAACAACTTCGATCCGTCGATATCCTGGAAAGACCTGGAGTGGATCCGCGAATTCTGGGACGGCCCGATGGTGATCAAAGGGATCCTCGATCCGGAAGATGCCCGCGACGCGGTGCGCTTCGGCGCGGACGGGATCGTGGTCTCTAACCACGGCGGACGCCAGCTCGACGGCGTGCTCTCTTCTGCCCGCGCGCTGCCGGCCATTGCCGATGCGGTGAAAGGCGATATTGCGATTCTGGCCGACAGCGGCATCCGCAACGGGCTGGACGTGGTGCGCATGATTGCCCTGGGCGCAGACAGCGTGCTGCTGGGCCGCGCGTACCTGTATGCGCTGGCCACCAGCGGCCAGGCCGGCGTGGCGAATCTGCTCAACCTGATCGAAAAAGAGATGAAGGTGGCGATGACGCTGACCGGCGCGAAGTCGATTAGTGAGATCAGCAAGGATTCGCTGGTGCAGGAGCTGAGTAAGCTGCCTGCGGCGCTGGCCCCTCTTTCGCAGGGAAACGCGGCCTGA
- the lldR gene encoding transcriptional regulator LldR, whose translation MIVMPRRLSDEIASRVRALIEEQQLEAGMKLPAERQLAAQLGVSRNSLREALATLVSEGVLVSRRGGGTFVRWQHDDWSEQNIVQPLKTLMENDPDYSFDILEARHAIETSTAWHAAMRATEADKEKLKACFEATQSSDPDIASQADVRFHLAIAEASHNVVLLQTMRGFFDLLQSSVKQSRQRMYLVPPVFAQLTEQHEAVLNAILAGDAEAARKAMMAHLGFVHTTIKRFDEDQARQARITRLPGDSDISRENKA comes from the coding sequence ATGATAGTGATGCCCAGACGCCTGTCCGACGAGATTGCCTCTCGCGTGCGGGCGCTGATTGAAGAACAACAGCTGGAAGCGGGCATGAAGTTGCCCGCCGAGCGCCAGCTTGCCGCCCAGCTTGGCGTATCGCGTAACTCACTGCGCGAGGCGCTGGCCACGCTGGTCAGCGAAGGGGTGCTGGTGAGCCGTCGCGGCGGTGGCACCTTTGTGCGCTGGCAGCATGACGACTGGTCCGAGCAAAACATCGTGCAGCCGCTGAAGACGCTGATGGAAAACGACCCGGACTACAGCTTCGACATCCTTGAAGCGCGTCACGCCATCGAAACCAGTACCGCCTGGCACGCGGCGATGCGGGCAACCGAGGCCGACAAAGAGAAGCTCAAAGCCTGCTTTGAGGCCACGCAAAGCAGCGATCCGGATATCGCCTCCCAGGCAGACGTCCGTTTTCACCTGGCGATTGCCGAGGCATCGCATAACGTGGTTCTGCTCCAGACCATGCGCGGGTTCTTCGATCTGCTGCAATCCTCCGTCAAGCAGAGCCGCCAGCGCATGTATCTGGTTCCGCCGGTCTTTGCTCAGTTGACCGAACAGCATGAAGCCGTGCTCAACGCCATTCTGGCCGGTGATGCCGAGGCCGCGCGCAAAGCAATGATGGCGCATCTCGGCTTCGTACACACCACCATTAAACGATTCGATGAAGACCAGGCCCGACAGGCGCGTATTACCCGTCTGCCTGGCGACAGTGATATTTCCAGGGAGAACAAAGCATGA
- a CDS encoding YibL family ribosome-associated protein produces MKEVEKNEIKRLSDRLDLIRHQMAGLSLVDSAEKYAELEKETAKLEAEIERLREVKGQKLSKEAQKLMNMPHRRAITKKEQADMGKLKKSVRGLVVVHPMTELGREMGLKEMTGFCKTAF; encoded by the coding sequence ATGAAAGAAGTCGAAAAGAACGAAATTAAACGCCTGAGCGACCGCCTGGATCTGATCCGTCACCAGATGGCTGGCCTGTCGCTGGTCGATTCCGCCGAGAAGTACGCCGAGCTGGAGAAAGAGACCGCGAAGCTGGAAGCTGAAATCGAGCGCCTGCGCGAAGTGAAAGGCCAGAAGCTGAGCAAAGAAGCGCAGAAGCTGATGAACATGCCGCACCGCCGCGCGATCACCAAAAAAGAGCAGGCTGACATGGGTAAGCTGAAGAAAAGCGTCCGTGGCCTGGTGGTGGTGCACCCGATGACCGAGCTTGGCCGCGAAATGGGCCTGAAAGAGATGACGGGCTTTTGTAAGACCGCGTTCTGA
- the secB gene encoding protein-export chaperone SecB: MSEQNNTEMTFQIQRIYTKDVSFEAPNAPHVFQKDWQPEVKLDLDTASTQLADDVYEVVLRVTVTASLGEETAFLCEVQQGGIFSIGGIEGNQMAHCLGAYCPNILFPYARECITSLVSRGTFPQLNLAPVNFDALFMNYLQQQAGEGAEQHQDA; the protein is encoded by the coding sequence ATGTCAGAACAAAACAACACCGAAATGACTTTCCAGATCCAGCGTATCTACACCAAGGATGTCTCTTTCGAAGCGCCAAATGCGCCGCACGTTTTCCAGAAAGATTGGCAGCCAGAGGTTAAACTTGATCTGGATACCGCATCCACCCAGCTGGCGGATGACGTGTATGAAGTCGTACTGCGTGTGACCGTGACCGCCTCTCTGGGCGAAGAAACTGCATTCCTGTGTGAAGTACAGCAGGGCGGTATCTTCTCCATTGGCGGCATCGAAGGCAACCAGATGGCGCATTGCCTGGGTGCATACTGCCCGAACATCCTGTTCCCGTATGCCCGTGAATGTATCACCAGCCTGGTTTCTCGCGGTACATTCCCGCAACTGAACCTTGCGCCAGTGAACTTTGATGCGCTGTTCATGAACTATCTGCAGCAGCAGGCTGGCGAAGGTGCCGAACAACATCAGGATGCCTGA
- the lldP gene encoding L-lactate permease, producing the protein MSLWQQNYDPAGNIWLSSLIASLPILFFFFALIKLKLKGYLAATYTVAIALLVALFFYKMPIDRALASVVYGFFYGLWPIAWIIIAAVFVYKISVKTGQFDIIRSSILSITPDQRLQMLIVGFSFGAFLEGAAGFGAPVAITAALLVGLGFNPLYAAGLCLIVNTAPVAFGAMGIPILVAGQVTGLDSFEIGQMVGRQLPFLTIIVLFWIMAIMDGWRGVKETWPAVMVAGGSFAIAQYLSSNFLGPELPDIISSLVSLVCLTLFLKRWQPVRIFRFADMGASHVDQTLARTGYTAGQIVRAWSPFLFLTATVTLWSIPPFKALFAPGGALYDMVINISVPFLDKMVARMPPVVHAATPYAAVYKFDWFSATGTAILFAALLSVVWLRMKPAAAVQTFAATIKELMLPIYSIGMVLAFAFISNYSGLSSTLALALAHTGHAFTFFSPFLGWLGVFLTGSDTSSNALFAALQATAAQQIGVSDILLVAANTTGGVTGKMISPQSIAIACAAVGLVGKESDLFCFTVKHSLIFTCMVGVITTLQAYVLTWMIP; encoded by the coding sequence ATGAGCCTCTGGCAACAAAACTACGACCCGGCCGGAAATATCTGGCTGTCGAGCCTGATCGCATCGCTTCCGATCCTGTTCTTCTTCTTTGCGCTGATTAAGCTCAAGCTGAAGGGCTACCTCGCCGCGACGTACACCGTTGCCATCGCCCTACTGGTGGCGCTGTTCTTCTATAAAATGCCGATCGATCGCGCGCTGGCCTCCGTCGTCTACGGTTTCTTCTACGGCCTGTGGCCGATTGCGTGGATCATCATCGCGGCGGTCTTTGTCTATAAAATCTCGGTGAAAACCGGGCAGTTCGACATTATCCGCTCGTCGATTCTCTCCATCACGCCAGACCAGCGTTTACAGATGCTGATTGTCGGCTTCTCCTTCGGGGCGTTCCTGGAAGGTGCTGCCGGATTTGGCGCGCCGGTGGCGATTACCGCCGCGCTGCTGGTCGGCCTGGGCTTTAACCCGCTATATGCCGCGGGCCTGTGCCTGATTGTGAACACCGCCCCGGTGGCCTTTGGCGCGATGGGGATCCCGATTTTGGTGGCCGGACAGGTGACCGGGCTGGACAGCTTCGAGATTGGCCAGATGGTAGGCCGCCAGCTGCCGTTCCTGACTATTATCGTGCTGTTCTGGATCATGGCGATTATGGACGGCTGGCGCGGCGTGAAGGAGACCTGGCCTGCGGTGATGGTGGCGGGAGGTTCGTTCGCCATTGCCCAGTACCTCAGCTCGAACTTCCTGGGCCCGGAACTGCCGGACATTATCTCTTCGCTGGTATCGCTGGTCTGTCTGACGCTGTTCCTGAAACGCTGGCAGCCAGTGCGCATCTTCCGCTTTGCCGACATGGGCGCGTCGCATGTGGATCAGACCCTCGCCCGCACGGGCTATACTGCAGGACAGATCGTTCGCGCCTGGTCACCGTTCCTGTTCCTGACCGCAACGGTAACGCTGTGGAGCATTCCGCCGTTTAAAGCGCTGTTCGCTCCCGGCGGCGCGCTGTACGACATGGTGATTAACATCTCCGTGCCGTTCCTCGACAAGATGGTCGCCCGTATGCCGCCAGTGGTGCATGCCGCCACGCCGTATGCCGCGGTCTATAAATTCGACTGGTTCTCCGCCACCGGTACCGCCATCCTGTTTGCGGCACTCCTTTCCGTGGTATGGCTGCGCATGAAACCAGCCGCCGCGGTACAGACCTTTGCGGCGACCATTAAAGAGCTGATGCTGCCGATCTACTCCATCGGCATGGTGCTGGCGTTCGCGTTTATCTCGAACTACTCCGGCCTGTCGTCGACGCTGGCGTTAGCGCTGGCCCACACCGGACACGCGTTCACCTTTTTCTCGCCGTTCCTCGGCTGGCTGGGGGTGTTCCTGACGGGTTCAGATACCTCGTCTAACGCCCTGTTTGCTGCCCTGCAGGCAACGGCGGCCCAGCAGATTGGCGTGTCGGACATCCTGCTGGTGGCCGCGAATACCACCGGCGGCGTAACCGGCAAAATGATCTCTCCACAATCCATCGCCATTGCCTGTGCGGCGGTGGGACTGGTCGGTAAAGAGTCGGATCTGTTCTGCTTTACCGTGAAACACAGCCTGATATTTACCTGCATGGTGGGCGTGATCACCACCCTGCAGGCCTATGTCTTAACCTGGATGATCCCATGA